The Drosophila bipectinata strain 14024-0381.07 chromosome 2L, DbipHiC1v2, whole genome shotgun sequence genome has a segment encoding these proteins:
- the LOC122322210 gene encoding skin secretory protein xP2-like, with protein MTPPRPLMLLVPAQELHFNLSGADMPTWHFDGQGGVWTSKEKECPYCFREFKTVKALKQHFEGAPTPARDGAPASAPARDGAPPPAPATATDGAPPPAPARDGAPAPARDGAPAPARDGAPAPAPARDGAPAPAPARDGAPAPASDDAPALARDGAPAPAPGSDDAPASDDAPAHATCDAAPAPASDAAPAPGSDDAPAHATCDAAPAPEPASDDASAR; from the exons ATGACGCCCCCGCGCCCGTTGATGTTACTAGTGCCCGCTCAAGAGCTTCATTTCAATCTCAGCGGTGCCGACATGCCGACGTGGCACTTCGACGGGCAAGGGGGCGTTTGGACGAGCAAAGAGAAGGAATGTCCCTACTGCTTCAGGGAGTTTAAGACCGTCAAAGCCCTTAAGCAGCATTTTGAAGG TGCCCCCACCCCCGCAAGGGATGGCGCCCCGGCCTCGGCCCCCGCAAGGGATGGCGCCCCGCCCCCGGCCCCGGCCACAGCAACGGATGGCGCCCCGCCCCCGGCCCCCGCAAGGGATGGCGCCCCGGCCCCCGCAAGGGATGGCGCCCCGGCCCCCGCAAGGGATGGCGCCCCGGCCCCGGCCCCCGCAAGGGATGGCGCCCCGGCCCCGGCCCCCGCAAGGGATGGTGCCCCGGCCCCGGCCAGTGATGACGCCCCCGCCCTCGCAAGGGATGGCGCCCCCGCCCCCGCCCCCGGCAGTGACGACGCCCCCGCCAGTGATGACGCCCCCGCCCACGCAACCTGCGACGCCGCCCCCGCCCCGGCCAGTGACGCCGCCCCGGCCCCCGGCAGTGATGACGCCCCCGCCCACGCAACCTGCGACGCCGCCCCCGCCCCCGAGCCCGCCAGTGATGATGCTAGTGCCCGCTAG
- the LOC138925765 gene encoding nematocyst expressed protein 3-like, whose amino-acid sequence MPVTICEDAHAPDSDDAPAPDDASAPDDDPAPDDASAPDYAPAPAVATYKDAPAVTICEDAHAPDSDDAPAPDYAPAPDYASAPDDATAPDDAPDSEDASAPDYAPAPAVATYKDAPAVTICEDAHAPDSDDAPAPDYAPAPDYATAPDYASASDSNDAPAPVDVTSARSGASFQSQRCRHADVALRRARGRLDEQREAMSLLLQGV is encoded by the coding sequence ATGCCCGTCACCATATGTGAAGACGCCCACGCCCCCGACAGTGATGACGCCCCCGCTCCCGATGACGCCTCCGCTCCCGATGACGACCCCGCTCCCGATGACGCCTCCGCTCCCGATTACGCCCCCGCTCCCGCCGTCGCCACTTATAAAGACGCCCCCGCCGTCACCATATGTGAAGACGCCCACGCCCCCGACAGTGATGACGCCCCCGCTCCCGATTACGCCCCCGCTCCCGATTACGCCTCCGCTCCCGATGACGCCACCGCTCCCGATGACGCTCCCGACAGTGAAGACGCCTCCGCTCCCGATTACGCCCCCGCTCCCGCCGTAGCCACTTATAAAGACGCCCCCGCCGTCACCATATGTGAAGACGCCCACGCCCCCGACAGCGATGACGCCCCCGCTCCCGATTACGCCCCCGCTCCCGATTACGCCACCGCTCCCGATTACGCTTCCGCTTCCGACAGTAATGACGCCCCCGCGCCCGTTGATGTTACTAGTGCCCGCTCGGGAGCTTCATTTCAATCTCAGCGGTGCCGACATGCCGACGTGGCACTTCGACGGGCAAGGGGGCGTTTGGACGAGCAAAGAGAAGCAATGTCCCTACTGCTTCAGGGAGTTTAA